In Populus trichocarpa isolate Nisqually-1 chromosome 7, P.trichocarpa_v4.1, whole genome shotgun sequence, the following proteins share a genomic window:
- the LOC7495516 gene encoding protein WALLS ARE THIN 1 has protein sequence MAAPGTSASAKRMFAVSEGAKLHLAMTIFQFVYAGNHVIMRAALNMGVSKLVFPIYRNIIALVLLVPFAYFIERKDRPPLTLSHLIQFFLLGFLGITLNQGFYLFGLDNTSPSFASATENVVPAVTFILATLIRLEQVHLNRRDGIAKVLGTLTSFIGASVITLYKGPIIYSPNPPSDQSDLMFALGDAKEKNWTLGCICCFGHCLCWASWIVLQAVVLKKYPARFSVYSFTCFFSILQFLAIAGYFERDSQAWHVHSVGELFTIFYAGLVVSGIGFAIQIWVIQRRGPVFVSGYLPLQTMLVAVMASIALSEEFYLGGMIGAMLIIAGLYLVVWGKSEETKLATAKDAIMLSSDDSQARFPGKSSLVQPLLNSGE, from the exons ATGGCTGCGCCTGGTACTTCTGCATCCGCTAAGAGGATGTTTGCAGTGTCTGAAGGTGCCAAGCTGCACTTAGCCATGACAATCTTTCAGTTTGTTTATGCAGGGAACCATGTGATCATGAGAGCTGCACTTAACATGGGTGTAAGCAAGCTTGTTTTCCCCATTTATAGGAATATTATTGCTCTGGTTCTGCTGGTTCCTTTCGCTTATTTCATAGAGAG GAAAGACAGGCCACCACTAACCCTTTCTCATCTGATACAGTTCTTCCTCCTTGGATTTCTAGG GATAACACTCAATCAAGGATTTTACCTTTTTGGTTTGGACAACACCTCACCTTCATTTGCTTCTGCTACAGAGAATGTTGTGCCTGCTGTGACCTTTATCTTGGCCACCTTAATCAG ATTAGAGCAAGTTCACCTGAACCGTAGAGATGGCATAGCCAAGGTGCTTGGTACTCTAACTTCCTTCATTGGGGCTTCTGTCATAACTCTTTATAAGGGACCAATAATTTATAGCCCAAATCCACCTTCAGACCAATCAGATTTGATGTTTGCATTAGGAGATGCCAAGGAAAAGAACTGGACCTTGGGCTGTATCTGTTGTTTTGGCCATTGCCTATGTTGGGCGAGCTGGATTGTGTTACAGGCAGTTGTCTTGAAGAAGTACCCAGCTCGGTTTTCAGTTTATTCGTTTACTTGCTTCTTCAGTATCTTGCAATTTCTGGCAATTGCAGGGTATTTTGAGAGAG ATTCCCAGGCATGGCATGTTCACTCTGTTGGTGAACTCTTCACCATTTTCTATGCG GGGCTGGTTGTTTCAGGGATTGGATTTGCAATACAAATATGGGTCATACAGAGACGTGGACCGGTGTTTGTTTCAGGCTATCTGCCTCTACAGACCATGCTCGTAGCTGTAATGGCATCTATTGCTTTAAGTGAAGAATTCTACTTGGGAGG AATGATTGGAGCAATGCTAATTATAGCTGGGCTTTACCTGGTTGTTTGGGGAAAAAGCGAAGAGACCAAGCTTGCCACAGCAAAGGATGCGATCATGTTATCATCTGACGACAGTCAGGCAAGATTTCCAGGCAAATCCTCTCTGGTCCAACCGTTACTTAACTCCGGGGAATAA
- the LOC7480152 gene encoding protein RTE1-HOMOLOG: MGENVGKGNEMKMIFDDEDFGESKQQLQKIDPRKARFPHCIVWTPLPVISWLIPFIGHVGICREDGVILDFAGPNFVCVDNFTFGAVARYIQINKDKDCSMSLLPTVFNNGDQYEDEPGTDALAWDDAIRKGTQEFQHHSYSLFTCNCHSFVANNLNRLGFHSGGWNVVNLATLIFLKGRWVSTGAMVRSFLPFVVVCGFGLIFGGMTFLTFLAFFTFLLVGWFLLGTYCFKDLIQL, encoded by the exons ATGGGAGAGAACGTGGGCAAGGGGAATgagatgaaaatgatttttgatgATGAAGATTTTGGAGAGAGTAAGCAGCAGCTGCAGAAGATTGATCCTAGAAAAGCTCGGTTTCCGCATTGCATTGTGTGGACACCGCTTCCTGTCATATCATGGTTGATTCCCTTCATTGGCCATGTTGGTATCTGTAGAGAGGATGGAGTTATTCTGGATTTCGCTGGCCCTAATTTTGTTTGCGTTGATAATTTCACCTTCGGAGCTGTTGCTCGCTACATCCAGATCAACAAAGATAAG GACTGTTCCATGTCTCTCCTTCCTACTGTATTCAACAATGGGGATCAATACGAGGATGAACCTGGTACAGATGCGTTGGCGTGGGATGATGCTATACGAAAGGGCACACAGGAATTCCAACATCACTCCTACAGCCTGTTCACTTGCAATTGCCACTCATTTGTTGCCAACAATTTGAACCGATTGGGGTTTCATTCTGGTGGGTGGAATGTGGTGAACCTTGCTACTTTGATTTTCCTCAAGGGTCGTTGGGTGAGTACTGGAGCTATGGTGCGATCTTTCTTGCCATTTGTTGTTGTATGTGGTTTTGGGCTCATATTTGGTGGTATGACCTTTCTAACATTTTTGGCCTTCTTTACTTTCCTTCTTGTTGGTTGGTTTCTTCTTGGTACCTATTGTTTCAAGGATTTGATCCagttgtag